The following is a genomic window from Shewanella avicenniae.
TATATAACCAATAATAGGCCAGCACATAATCTCTGGGTGTACCGTGCCCTTCGCTAAGTAATTTGACCAACATCATCTGCGCAGCCAAGCTGCCACCAGACGCAGCAGGAAACACGTAATACACTGCTCGTTCAGGATCTTTGGTTAAAAACTTACCGTCATTATAGTATTGCGCGAGCTTAAGCATCGCTTCTGGGCTGCCTTGCTCAGCAGAGCGGCGTAACCATTCAATACCACGTTTGGGGTCTGCTTTGGTGCAAACTCCATAATTCAACATTTCGCCCCACAAGTATTGATACAAAGGCTCTTTAAGGACACTTGCGTGGGCTTCAATGTCCTTAAGTAATTGGCAGTCATCTTGTTTGACGCGCTTAAGCTCGCTGCCTTGGCGGATGAGCTCTAACAACTCTTCTTGACTGTAAATGTCGACAGCTTTGATTTCAGCTCGCGCAGCAAGGGGCATGACACTTAGCAAGAGAAGAAGGGTAATCCGCAGCAACATTTCAGCACCTGTCAATCTGAGTTAGATACCAGTTAATCGGCAGTATAATGCAAATCTGAAGTGACACATCATGTTGCGCAATTGTCTTCCAATAAAAAAGGCCGCTATTGCGGCCTTTTTTGATTACTCACTAAATGGGTTGACGCGAATGATAGTCTCATTGCGGTCAGGACCAGTAGAGACGATATCAACCGGCGTCTCTAGCAGTTCTTCAATCCGTTTAATGTAATCTAATGCCGCTTGTGGCAGTTGCTCAAGTGAAGTTGCGCCAAAGGTGTTTTCACTCCAGCCTGGCATGGTTTCATAAATTGGCTTCACCAATTCATAGCCTTCTGCTGCCAAAGGCGCTGCTTTGGTTACGCTACCATCAGGCAGTTCATAACCAACACAGATTTTAACTTCTTTCAGACCGTCCAACACATCAAGCTTGGTCAAGCAAAAGCCACTGAGGCTGTTGATTTGCACAGCACGGCGCATAGCAACCGCATCCAACCAACCTGGACGACGTTTACGACCAGTGGTTGCACCAAACTCTTGGCCTTTGGTCCCTAAATGATCACCAATTTCGTCCAACAGTTCAGTTGGGAATGGACCGGCACCCACGCGAGTGCTGTATGCCTTGATGATACCCATCACGTAATCGAGATGGCGAGGACCCATACCGCTACCAGTTGCAACGCCACCAGCAGTGGTGTTTGAAGAGGTCACAAATGGATAAGTACCGTGGTCGATATCCAGCATAGTGCCTTGTGCACCTTCGAACAGGATTGGTTCGCCTGCGTGGCGAGCTTGATCCAGCATTTCTGTGACATCAACACACATGCTCTTCAGATAGTCAGCAAGTGCCAACGCATCTTCCAAGGTTTTCTGGTAATCCACTGGTTCGCACTTGTAGTATTCGGTCAGCGTAAAGTTGTGATATTCCATCACTTCTTTCAGCTTCTCAGCGAACAATTCTGGATTAAACAGATCACCTACGCGTAGGCCGCGACGTGAAATCTTATCTTCATATGCTGGACCAATACCACGACCGGTAGTACCGATAGCTTTGTTACCACGCGCTTTTTCGCGAGCGATATCGAGAGCACAGTGATATGGCAGAATAAGTGGACATGCTTCAGAAATAACCAGTCTTTCTTCAACTGGAATACCTTTGTCTTTCAGCATGCTGATTTCATTCATCAGGGCATCTGGTGCAAGTACAACACCATTGGCAATAACGCATTTGACGTTATCACGTAAGATACCTGATGGAATCAAGTGAAGAACGGTTTTCTCACCATCGATAACCAGTGTATGACCAGCATTGTGGCCACCTTGGTAACGAACGACGTATTTTGCCTGTTCTGTCAGAAGGTCGACAATCTTACCTTTTCCCTCGTCACCCCATTGTGTGCCGAGAACAACTACATTTTTGCCCATTGTTTGCTGCAAGGTTGCGGTTAAAAAAGAATTCTAACAGATTTGAAACGCTGGGGGTACGGTTTATGAAAAAATAATCAAAATAACTGCGCCGACCAGTGCTAATCCCGCACCTAGTCTTTGCAGTGTGGCTGCGGGTTGGCGTGCCATTTCGGCTAAATATAGTTGCCACTTTTTTGGAAACAGTAGTGGTCCAATTCCTTCGACAATTAACACCAGTCCGAGTGCCAACATTAATACTTGTCCGTTCATGTTGTCCCCCTAATAAGTTACCCAATAAAAAGCCCGGCATAAGCCGGGCTTTTGGAAATAGCCTTGTGCGATTAACGCTTAGAGAATTGTGGTTTACGACGTGCTTTACGCAGACCCACTTTCTTACGTTCAACCTGACGAGCATCGCGGGTTACGAAACCAGCAGCACGCAGAGTAGGACGCAGAGTTTCATCAAGTTCCATCAATGCACGAGTAATACCGTGACGGATTGCACCAGCTTGACCAGTGATACCACCACCTTTAACAGTGACATAGATGTCCAATTTTTCAGTCATTTCAACCAGTTCAAGCGGTTGACGAACTACCATGCGAGCAGTTTCACGACCAAAATAAACATCCAGAGGACGCTTGTTAACTACGATATTACCACTACCTGCTTTGGCAAATACGCGGGCAGTTGAAGTTTTGCGACGGCCAGTGCCGTAGTACTGAGTTGCAGCCATTTGCTTAATCCCGTTTAGATATCAAGAACTTGAGGTTGTTGTGCAGCGTGGTTGTGCTCTGCGCCTGCGTAAACTTTCAGTTTACGGTACATAGCGCGACCCAATGGGCCTTTTGGCAGCATACCTTTAACTGCTTTCTCGATGATCATCTCTGGTTTGTGCGCTTGCAGTTTTTCAAAGCTGATCTGCTTGATTCCACCTGGGAAGCCTGAATGCGAGTAGTATTGTTTACCAAAGGCTTTGTTACCTGTTACAGTCACTTTCTCAGCATTGATAACGATGATGTAATCACCGGTATCTACGTGAGGAGTGTACTCAGGCTTGTGTTTACCACGGAGACGCAAAGCGATTTCAGTGGCGATACGACCCAAAGTCTTACCTTCAGCATCAACAACATACCAGTCGCGAGCTACAGTTTCTGGCTTGGCAGTAAAAGTCTTCATTATTACAAAAACCCAAAGTTAAATTCTGTCACATGTTGAATCGACATGACTCAACAATACACGCCTTCCATATACCCCTTCGAATATATTTTGGCATTAAATCCGCCCATCACGGACGGAGTAACGTGGGCAGGGCGTGGATTATAGACAAAGCTGAGTTAAAAATCACCTGCTTTTTTGTCGAAAATCCAGTAATTGCGGCGATTTTTAAAACGCTTCAGCAGGGAGATGTTCAAGGGCTAAATATTCCCGAGATTGCATCTCAATTAAACGTGAACGGCAGCGGCGAAATTCGAAGCTAAGTAGGCCTTCAGTATAGATTTGTTCCAGCGGAATTGCGGCGGAAACGATCAGTTTTACCCGGCGTTCATAAAATTCGTCAACCAGCGCTAGAAAACGTCGTGCGATGTCATCACCGGTTTGTTGTGCGCCCATTTGCTCGACATTTTGCAGCAGTACGGTGTGGTAGGCCATGGCGATTTCCATGTAGTCGATTTGGCTACGTGGGCCGTCGCACACGGCA
Proteins encoded in this region:
- a CDS encoding tetratricopeptide repeat protein, with product MPLAARAEIKAVDIYSQEELLELIRQGSELKRVKQDDCQLLKDIEAHASVLKEPLYQYLWGEMLNYGVCTKADPKRGIEWLRRSAEQGSPEAMLKLAQYYNDGKFLTKDPERAVYYVFPAASGGSLAAQMMLVKLLSEGHGTPRDYVLAYYWLYNQTFADEKTQQQSQKLLAKLAKLMPDSQVKRAQQPQLHQ
- a CDS encoding adenylosuccinate synthase gives rise to the protein MGKNVVVLGTQWGDEGKGKIVDLLTEQAKYVVRYQGGHNAGHTLVIDGEKTVLHLIPSGILRDNVKCVIANGVVLAPDALMNEISMLKDKGIPVEERLVISEACPLILPYHCALDIAREKARGNKAIGTTGRGIGPAYEDKISRRGLRVGDLFNPELFAEKLKEVMEYHNFTLTEYYKCEPVDYQKTLEDALALADYLKSMCVDVTEMLDQARHAGEPILFEGAQGTMLDIDHGTYPFVTSSNTTAGGVATGSGMGPRHLDYVMGIIKAYSTRVGAGPFPTELLDEIGDHLGTKGQEFGATTGRKRRPGWLDAVAMRRAVQINSLSGFCLTKLDVLDGLKEVKICVGYELPDGSVTKAAPLAAEGYELVKPIYETMPGWSENTFGATSLEQLPQAALDYIKRIEELLETPVDIVSTGPDRNETIIRVNPFSE
- a CDS encoding DUF2065 domain-containing protein gives rise to the protein MNGQVLMLALGLVLIVEGIGPLLFPKKWQLYLAEMARQPAATLQRLGAGLALVGAVILIIFS
- the rpsI gene encoding 30S ribosomal protein S9; the encoded protein is MAATQYYGTGRRKTSTARVFAKAGSGNIVVNKRPLDVYFGRETARMVVRQPLELVEMTEKLDIYVTVKGGGITGQAGAIRHGITRALMELDETLRPTLRAAGFVTRDARQVERKKVGLRKARRKPQFSKR
- the rplM gene encoding 50S ribosomal protein L13, with amino-acid sequence MKTFTAKPETVARDWYVVDAEGKTLGRIATEIALRLRGKHKPEYTPHVDTGDYIIVINAEKVTVTGNKAFGKQYYSHSGFPGGIKQISFEKLQAHKPEMIIEKAVKGMLPKGPLGRAMYRKLKVYAGAEHNHAAQQPQVLDI